In Chloroflexota bacterium, one DNA window encodes the following:
- a CDS encoding VTT domain-containing protein, which yields MKMAEWVSDLQEVIPRLTARRLTALLIMVAAFLLAVVLLLLVSHFVPPAEFERFGYLGVFLANLLPSLSVIIPAHLFLPGQALSVVVAASGNVVAVAILASLGSTLGEITAYYVGYGGKSLFNLERFSRYKAAEKWVRRRADFAVALFAFLPLFFFDFVGIAAGAFKMPLRRFLFFCYLGRLPRAFLEIYFYTWAFEHILTHLPRWMSGHYLQQASGG from the coding sequence ATGAAAATGGCTGAATGGGTATCCGACCTGCAAGAGGTTATTCCTCGGCTTACTGCCAGAAGGTTGACAGCTCTCTTGATTATGGTAGCTGCTTTTCTTCTGGCTGTTGTGCTTCTGTTGCTGGTGTCCCACTTCGTGCCTCCGGCTGAATTTGAGAGGTTTGGCTATCTTGGTGTCTTTCTGGCGAATCTGTTACCCAGCCTGAGCGTTATCATTCCAGCCCATCTGTTTCTGCCGGGCCAGGCCTTGAGTGTGGTTGTGGCTGCTTCAGGAAACGTGGTCGCAGTGGCAATACTGGCCAGCCTTGGTAGTACTCTGGGGGAAATCACGGCTTATTACGTTGGCTACGGCGGGAAGAGTCTGTTCAATCTGGAGCGCTTCAGCAGGTACAAAGCGGCAGAGAAATGGGTGAGACGCCGTGCTGACTTTGCTGTTGCTCTTTTTGCTTTTCTGCCTCTATTCTTCTTTGACTTTGTAGGCATTGCTGCTGGGGCTTTCAAAATGCCCTTACGTCGCTTTCTTTTCTTTTGCTATCTGGGTCGCTTACCTCGGGCTTTCCTTGAGATTTACTTCTATACTTGGGCGTTTGAGCATATCCTGACGCATCTACCCCGTTGGATGAGTGGCCATTACTTACAGCAGGCTTCCGGAGGCTAA
- the ispE gene encoding 4-(cytidine 5'-diphospho)-2-C-methyl-D-erythritol kinase, with protein sequence MPRMQSPRARLEKACAKINLTLEVLGRRDDGYHEIASVMQAIDLCDTLHFQLEESICLASDVPQFVSPHNLVFKAIRMLQDATGSRLGVFVSLKKNIPPASGLGGGSSDAALTLQAVNELWKLNLSRDKLRDLATSLGSDVPFFLCDGTTALLQGRGEKIARLPRLVKTWVAIVKPPIEIANKTREMYARLRQSHFSDGGYTRRMVEMIKKRKAVKVEMCHNVFDDIAFACLPGLDEYRLRFLAAGASQVHLAGSGPALFSLVADKAQGEDIYRRLKHDKVEVYLAETI encoded by the coding sequence ATGCCAAGGATGCAGAGCCCTAGGGCTAGATTGGAGAAGGCTTGTGCCAAGATTAACCTCACCCTGGAAGTCTTGGGCAGGCGCGACGATGGCTATCATGAAATAGCCAGCGTGATGCAGGCTATCGACCTGTGCGATACTCTCCATTTCCAACTGGAAGAGAGTATCTGCTTAGCCTCCGACGTTCCCCAGTTCGTTTCTCCGCACAATCTGGTCTTTAAGGCTATCAGAATGCTGCAGGATGCCACTGGTTCGCGGCTGGGGGTATTCGTTTCCCTAAAAAAAAATATTCCGCCCGCCAGTGGGTTAGGGGGTGGTAGCAGCGACGCTGCGTTAACCCTGCAAGCTGTTAATGAGCTTTGGAAACTGAATCTCAGCCGTGATAAGCTACGAGACCTGGCTACTAGCCTGGGCTCTGATGTTCCCTTCTTTCTCTGTGATGGAACTACAGCCTTGTTGCAGGGACGGGGTGAAAAGATAGCCAGGCTGCCGCGCCTGGTTAAAACCTGGGTTGCAATTGTAAAGCCGCCTATCGAGATAGCCAACAAAACAAGGGAAATGTATGCCAGGCTTAGGCAGTCTCATTTTTCTGATGGTGGGTACACCCGCAGGATGGTTGAGATGATAAAGAAAAGAAAGGCGGTCAAGGTGGAGATGTGCCACAATGTCTTTGATGATATCGCCTTCGCTTGTTTGCCTGGACTTGACGAGTATCGGCTTCGGTTTCTGGCTGCTGGTGCCTCCCAGGTTCATTTGGCTGGCTCTGGCCCTGCCCTTTTTTCGCTAGTGGCGGATAAGGCTCAAGGCGAGGACATATATCGCCGCTTGAAGCATGACAAGGTAGAGGTGTATTTGGCAGAGACCATCTGA
- a CDS encoding MBL fold metallo-hydrolase: MRIEILGAHMTEIVSIRPTALLVDDVLALDAGSLCSSLSLPAQQKLKAILLTHHHYDHIRDIPLLAMNLSPERSIEIYSIAAAFEVLSTHLLDGAMYPNFLRWPEHNPAVKFTSIAPYEPTDIAGYSVLAIPVPHAVPTIGFQVASGEGKKAFYTGDTGAGLSACWQHVSPDLLITELSLPQKREQWARTTGHFTPQLLKAELVQFRNLKGYIPPTILIHINPSWESQIEREVADVARELGASITLGYEGMKIDL; this comes from the coding sequence ATGCGTATTGAAATCCTTGGAGCTCATATGACAGAGATAGTTAGTATCAGGCCCACAGCACTGCTTGTCGATGATGTTCTAGCTCTCGACGCTGGTAGCCTTTGCTCCAGCCTGTCTCTCCCCGCTCAGCAAAAACTGAAGGCCATCCTGCTGACTCATCACCACTATGACCACATCAGGGATATCCCCCTCCTGGCCATGAACCTCTCACCAGAACGCTCGATTGAGATCTATTCTATCGCCGCCGCGTTCGAAGTTCTTTCCACCCATCTCCTTGATGGTGCCATGTATCCCAACTTTCTAAGGTGGCCCGAGCATAATCCGGCGGTAAAGTTTACTAGTATAGCGCCTTATGAACCTACCGATATAGCTGGATACAGTGTTCTGGCCATCCCCGTGCCTCACGCTGTGCCCACAATCGGTTTTCAGGTTGCCTCTGGTGAAGGTAAGAAAGCATTCTACACCGGGGATACCGGGGCTGGTCTGTCTGCCTGCTGGCAACACGTTTCCCCGGACTTGCTGATCACCGAGCTCAGCCTGCCCCAAAAGAGGGAGCAGTGGGCCAGGACGACAGGGCATTTCACTCCACAACTGCTCAAAGCCGAACTGGTGCAATTCCGCAACCTGAAAGGGTATATCCCTCCCACCATCCTGATCCACATTAACCCCTCCTGGGAGAGCCAGATTGAACGGGAAGTGGCTGACGTGGCTCGAGAACTCGGAGCCAGTATCACACTGGGATACGAAGGCATGAAAATTGATCTTTGA
- a CDS encoding magnesium transporter CorA family protein: MARPIAVEEKRERNIEQITWNGLIWVNIERPTNTEITYLAREYHFHPLDLDDCLSRRQRPKMDEYEDYLFIVLHFPVFNKEAGVTVPSQVSIFIGKNYLVTVHQGALKPLVKLFKDCQLDEEARQKNMRSSGYLLYHLIDILVDYCFPIADKIMENLEKVEDDLFDPTTPDPIEALAGLRRDIISYRRIFWPMRTLISSLGPKTKRFTKEDLEVYWGDVTDHAEKIWDTLDECKETIEGLNDTGSILASHHLNVVIRIFTVVAVVLLIPTIIVGAYGMNIGLPGGYDEDSLITFSIIMVVMIGIIGFVLYLFRRRRWI, encoded by the coding sequence ATGGCAAGGCCTATAGCTGTCGAGGAAAAAAGGGAACGCAACATAGAGCAGATCACCTGGAACGGCCTGATCTGGGTAAATATCGAGAGACCGACTAATACGGAAATCACGTACCTGGCTCGGGAATACCACTTCCATCCCTTAGACCTGGACGACTGCCTCAGCCGCAGGCAGCGCCCCAAGATGGATGAATATGAAGACTACCTGTTCATCGTGCTCCATTTCCCCGTGTTCAACAAGGAAGCTGGGGTAACCGTCCCTAGCCAGGTATCCATCTTCATCGGCAAGAACTATCTAGTTACCGTACACCAGGGGGCCCTCAAGCCCCTCGTGAAGCTGTTTAAGGACTGCCAGTTGGACGAGGAGGCACGCCAGAAGAATATGAGGAGCTCCGGCTATCTCCTCTACCACCTCATTGACATATTAGTCGATTATTGCTTTCCCATCGCCGACAAGATTATGGAGAACCTGGAGAAAGTGGAGGACGATCTCTTTGACCCCACAACACCTGATCCGATAGAGGCACTTGCCGGACTCCGACGGGACATCATTTCCTACCGTCGCATTTTCTGGCCCATGAGGACACTTATTAGCAGTTTAGGCCCCAAGACAAAGCGCTTCACTAAGGAAGACCTGGAGGTCTACTGGGGAGACGTAACGGACCATGCTGAAAAGATTTGGGATACTCTGGACGAGTGCAAAGAGACAATCGAAGGGCTGAATGACACTGGTTCCATACTCGCCTCACATCATCTCAATGTGGTGATACGCATCTTCACTGTTGTTGCAGTAGTCTTGCTAATTCCCACAATAATCGTCGGCGCCTACGGAATGAACATAGGCCTACCCGGGGGCTATGACGAAGATAGCCTCATCACTTTTTCCATCATAATGGTGGTGATGATCGGCATTATCGGTTTCGTACTATACCTTTTCCGCCGCCGCCGCTGGATTTGA
- a CDS encoding CCA tRNA nucleotidyltransferase, translating into MASNLASQLNQRLSPEIRQLLRIAGEMALERGQGLYLVGGVVRDLLLERANLDLDLVVERDAPQLASLLADRIGGKVVIHQRFGTAKLRHQNLTIDLATARAETYSHPGALPTVQPGSITDDLARRDFTINAMAIRLDPDNFGQLVDPFQGEKDLAHKLIRVLHPRSFIDDATRMLRAVRYEQRFDFRLEATTEELLKRDLSMIHTISGDRIRHELELIFKEARPEKPLRRAAELGLLQEIHPALKGNGWITKAFEQARSTANPPSLGLYLSLAVHHFSQDEAEDFIINLNIPKATARVIQDTIGLKENLASLEAPQLSPSAIYRLLQDYSPTSISAWAIASESPLIQHRLHLYLDKLRYVKSSLHGQDLQDMGLPPGPRMGQMLKALHEAKLDQKVKTRAEEVALVRRWFLQEE; encoded by the coding sequence ATGGCCAGTAATCTAGCCTCCCAGCTCAATCAGCGTCTCTCTCCGGAGATCAGGCAACTGCTCCGCATAGCAGGTGAAATGGCTCTGGAACGGGGGCAGGGTCTATACTTGGTGGGCGGGGTGGTGCGTGACCTTCTTCTGGAGCGGGCGAACCTCGACCTGGACCTGGTGGTGGAAAGAGATGCCCCACAGCTCGCCAGCCTGCTGGCGGACAGGATAGGCGGGAAGGTGGTCATTCACCAGCGCTTCGGCACCGCCAAACTTCGCCATCAGAATCTGACTATTGACCTGGCGACAGCGCGCGCCGAGACCTACTCCCATCCTGGTGCTTTGCCCACCGTGCAGCCTGGCTCCATCACCGATGACCTGGCCAGGCGCGATTTCACTATCAATGCTATGGCTATCCGCCTCGACCCGGACAACTTCGGCCAACTGGTCGATCCCTTCCAGGGAGAAAAGGATCTGGCACATAAGCTCATCCGTGTCCTTCACCCGAGAAGTTTCATCGACGACGCCACCCGTATGTTGCGGGCTGTCCGCTATGAGCAAAGGTTCGACTTTCGATTGGAGGCGACTACAGAGGAGTTGTTAAAGCGAGACCTGTCCATGATTCACACTATCAGCGGCGACAGGATACGGCACGAGCTGGAACTGATCTTCAAGGAAGCACGTCCCGAGAAACCGCTGCGGCGGGCCGCAGAGCTAGGTCTGCTCCAGGAAATACATCCCGCCCTCAAAGGCAACGGGTGGATAACGAAGGCCTTTGAGCAGGCCAGATCAACCGCTAACCCGCCATCCCTGGGTCTCTATCTCTCCCTCGCCGTTCACCACTTCAGCCAGGACGAGGCCGAAGACTTCATCATCAATTTGAACATACCGAAGGCAACAGCACGGGTTATCCAGGATACCATCGGCCTCAAGGAAAATCTGGCCTCCCTGGAAGCGCCTCAGTTATCACCCAGCGCTATCTATCGCCTCCTCCAAGACTATTCGCCGACATCAATTTCGGCCTGGGCCATCGCTTCCGAATCGCCCCTGATTCAACACAGACTCCACTTATATCTTGATAAACTACGTTATGTAAAGTCATCGCTCCACGGCCAGGACTTGCAAGATATGGGCTTACCGCCCGGCCCACGAATGGGTCAAATGCTGAAGGCGCTGCATGAAGCCAAGCTTGACCAGAAAGTCAAGACCCGCGCGGAGGAAGTAGCCCTGGTGCGTCGCTGGTTTCTACAGGAGGAATGA
- a CDS encoding NADH-quinone oxidoreductase subunit A (Catalyzes the transfer of electrons from NADH to ubiquinone) — MLADFGLLGLFFIIAVLVSFMFLLIPMILRFLGLASKNKPDPVKNSTYECGMTPVGKAWVQFNFRFYFFAILFVAFDVLTVFLYPWAVNINRLAGFGLAAVAILLSIIVMAYIYAWKKGVMRWK; from the coding sequence TTGCTAGCGGACTTCGGACTTCTTGGGTTATTCTTCATAATAGCTGTCTTGGTCAGCTTCATGTTCCTCCTCATCCCTATGATTCTTCGTTTTCTTGGTCTTGCTTCAAAGAACAAGCCGGATCCAGTGAAGAACTCCACCTATGAGTGTGGCATGACGCCCGTGGGCAAAGCGTGGGTGCAGTTCAACTTCCGTTTCTACTTCTTTGCCATACTATTTGTTGCTTTTGACGTTTTGACCGTTTTTCTCTATCCGTGGGCGGTGAATATCAACCGGCTGGCTGGTTTCGGCCTGGCCGCTGTAGCCATTTTGCTTTCTATTATCGTTATGGCTTACATCTATGCCTGGAAAAAGGGAGTCATGCGATGGAAGTAG